One region of Paenibacillus polymyxa M1 genomic DNA includes:
- a CDS encoding pentapeptide repeat-containing protein: MDKQAALHHFKEHHFTPLLDIQLDRLEAMFDRYQAQLISDFKESFRDLCIHILNMQQQGQKEPIGYIHYSFLRTQMLEQSYLYMVEAYSAEWYEDDSDCKLTYDASWAYASMSTMLEALEQERKIYMGTITSVDVERLILESAPLFHQFVNSLLRLGIAEVVQMPEYLAIHKTDRVVIRTGEYKDISENLYVEDQEALLADHVREQLIHSSEEEPYVYENLKRISLPHLHLMQKDLRYNDFSHTDLRESQFHTCILIGSMWQRSNLAGGSFQGCLLTDADFRYSDLRDANFSNASGQPYREHGVRVPGLCGLHFEHAILDGADFTDVHSFEHAYFDGASMQGTLVPQKYYQHWKLSEAQLQSIVWTE, from the coding sequence ATGGATAAACAAGCGGCATTACACCATTTTAAAGAACATCATTTTACACCTTTGTTGGACATTCAGTTGGACAGGCTGGAAGCCATGTTTGATCGCTACCAAGCTCAACTAATCTCCGATTTCAAAGAATCGTTTAGGGATTTGTGTATACACATTCTGAACATGCAGCAACAAGGCCAAAAAGAACCCATTGGATATATTCACTACTCGTTCTTGCGCACTCAGATGCTGGAGCAATCCTACCTGTATATGGTCGAGGCTTATTCTGCTGAATGGTACGAAGATGATTCTGATTGCAAGTTAACCTATGACGCATCATGGGCTTACGCATCGATGAGTACCATGTTGGAAGCCTTGGAGCAGGAACGAAAAATATATATGGGGACGATCACTTCAGTGGACGTTGAACGATTGATACTGGAGTCCGCTCCTTTGTTTCACCAGTTTGTGAACTCCCTCCTGCGCTTAGGGATAGCAGAAGTGGTTCAAATGCCTGAGTATCTCGCTATTCATAAAACTGATCGTGTAGTCATCCGAACGGGCGAATACAAGGATATCAGCGAGAATCTATATGTCGAAGATCAGGAAGCACTTCTTGCAGATCATGTGAGAGAGCAATTGATACACTCCAGTGAAGAAGAACCCTATGTTTACGAAAACCTAAAGCGGATCTCTCTTCCCCACCTTCACCTGATGCAAAAGGATCTGCGCTATAACGATTTTAGCCACACTGACTTACGGGAAAGCCAGTTTCACACCTGCATATTGATCGGAAGCATGTGGCAGCGATCGAATCTAGCAGGGGGTAGCTTTCAGGGATGCTTACTGACCGACGCGGATTTTAGATATAGCGATTTGAGAGATGCTAACTTCAGTAATGCCAGCGGACAACCTTATCGGGAACATGGAGTTCGGGTACCAGGTCTATGTGGCCTTCATTTTGAACATGCCATCCTGGATGGGGCCGATTTTACGGATGTGCATTCGTTTGAACATGCGTATTTTGATGGGGCTTCGATGCAAGGAACCCTCGTCCCGCAAAAGTACTACCAGCATTGGAAACTAAGCGAAGCACAGCTTCAATCTATTGTGTGGACGGAGTAA
- a CDS encoding imm11 family protein: MRHYYVLVDDHRISRNIEPMNLNLFKTPFVGMPPAQVLDVHATEDAEYTDWLPFLTSQPLFSDPMKRILELYNTQARFKQVYIVNREPSRQELYWICSVPSVEGISEQTEFYAHDQTLKRLVLDSYKVNGHHFFRLSNVREPYFIVSLEAAESLLRRSLSGFRLQKLELL, encoded by the coding sequence ATGCGCCATTATTATGTGCTGGTCGATGATCATCGTATATCCCGAAACATTGAACCGATGAATTTAAATCTTTTTAAAACGCCATTTGTTGGCATGCCTCCGGCTCAGGTTTTAGATGTTCATGCGACAGAAGATGCGGAGTATACGGACTGGCTACCATTTTTAACCTCACAACCGCTATTTTCCGATCCTATGAAACGGATTCTAGAATTATACAATACACAAGCTCGTTTTAAGCAGGTGTATATCGTGAACCGGGAACCTAGCCGTCAGGAATTATATTGGATTTGTTCCGTTCCCTCTGTGGAAGGCATTTCAGAGCAGACTGAATTTTATGCGCACGACCAAACTCTAAAACGACTTGTTCTAGATAGCTATAAGGTGAATGGACACCATTTTTTCCGATTGTCCAACGTGAGGGAACCTTATTTCATCGTTAGCTTAGAGGCTGCTGAAAGCTTGCTTCGGCGGAGTTTGAGTGGTTTTCGGCTACAGAAGCTAGAACTCTTATAA
- a CDS encoding DUF4280 domain-containing protein produces MFLPILIKALAQGALSGEHSYVVRGAKLQCSQGTDPGVLNMMYSHGVFIKDKPVLNVDDAICGANISKINAFGLCKLKHGLPCEPEIAFGSKWTGGKEDVLIEGAPALLNNSTLMCSCQDVLTNTFNFMIDPSDDGTLSSAIGPSGGGIISIIDDGQDS; encoded by the coding sequence ATGTTTTTACCTATACTTATTAAAGCTTTGGCCCAAGGTGCACTCAGCGGAGAACATTCCTATGTGGTGAGAGGAGCCAAGCTACAGTGCAGTCAAGGTACAGACCCTGGTGTGCTTAATATGATGTACAGCCATGGTGTCTTCATTAAAGATAAACCCGTTCTGAACGTGGACGATGCCATTTGTGGAGCCAATATTAGCAAAATCAATGCTTTTGGTCTGTGTAAATTGAAGCATGGTCTTCCTTGCGAACCTGAGATTGCGTTTGGGTCCAAGTGGACCGGTGGGAAAGAAGACGTATTGATTGAGGGGGCACCCGCCCTACTCAACAATTCGACCTTAATGTGTAGCTGCCAAGATGTTCTGACTAATACGTTCAATTTCATGATAGACCCCAGTGATGATGGTACCCTCTCTTCTGCGATCGGACCTAGTGGTGGGGGCATCATCTCAATCATCGATGACGGGCAAGACAGTTGA
- a CDS encoding EndoU domain-containing protein: protein MNIVAKDRFTYQHLHVTWPYGKLRLRNVHMSHELGEHARLKITGVLEGNQADTIITKASSDDEVELWYSDAKDQKHPLFIGQLYCVDVEHTHQEIVVTLDVISHSFKLDTQFKNRSFQHINQKFVEIVDAVLADYKGSDKIDEAFEKKATGQFIMQYQETDWTFLKRLASHVGALLVPNIVSHHAQIWIGIPQARQHIHLKEVPFSLQRKIAPYLDQEANGWRSANIGDYTRYTFEWDQMLQLGDEVERNHETYVITKREGQLIRGLMTWSYECALTGGLKVPKIYNRTIIGAAIEGKILEVSRNQVRLHLDMDDQQNPKDAQWFPYSAEGNQVWYLMPEKGAQVKLYFPSADEDDAMVIQSVRTKPSSVAVPSSHAAQGAVIESPAERHQRKTADPGVKSFANPQGKEISLGNSELSMSAQEGSLYISMNTQHGVSLNSTQRVQIQAAGSLSLSAGSILLQGTNGLHLNTTTDTLDLEQEVNSVSSEIQLKASLHQYYPEPILSDFEKQVAEKGIQGVMGARAKENVGATLKGEWDAGLEFAKGMWNSFVDIADLVTVPLAFRFILPEGILRRNETFEGIQHGLELGAEKGIKYVEVVKNSSSVGQGFKDVGKEVKKDANFIWDGITEPFVKKLDNFFPNPYTDTKQESYDAGYDSIKAAERAADIYTVLKGGAKLFKNLGKLGKEEVSLSKGAKETGEKNTGKGGAPGLFGDTAKAESALAKAGDGKFKTNAIRFPNNFESLGSYLQSVARKMNIRITKRSPIFATAGDHYRFHDSGHDIPHSKGSGAKISPERQKQIDALESGEYTGKSTKGTDEGARSTNVSIEKKKWLESLQNTENFKQGTKENGLNHIFDGEILKNGNANGFHYEGMPNSNGKIVGNIDPPNEFGVYQANIEINGVLKGPKSTFFPKEWTPQQVIDVVNEAFNNKEIIKNNKYIGKTSTGMEIEFILRNDKIISAYPVY from the coding sequence ATGAACATCGTAGCAAAAGACCGTTTTACCTATCAGCATCTACATGTTACCTGGCCCTATGGCAAGCTGCGTCTTCGTAATGTCCATATGAGTCACGAGCTCGGAGAACATGCCAGACTGAAGATCACGGGCGTCTTGGAAGGCAATCAAGCAGACACGATCATTACTAAAGCAAGTAGCGACGACGAAGTTGAGCTATGGTATTCCGATGCCAAAGATCAGAAGCATCCATTATTCATAGGACAACTATACTGCGTAGATGTGGAGCACACGCACCAGGAAATCGTGGTAACTCTCGACGTCATTTCTCACAGCTTCAAATTGGATACGCAGTTCAAAAATCGTTCCTTTCAACATATCAATCAAAAATTTGTGGAGATTGTAGATGCAGTACTGGCCGATTATAAAGGCTCGGATAAGATCGATGAAGCTTTTGAGAAAAAAGCGACAGGCCAGTTTATTATGCAGTATCAGGAGACGGATTGGACTTTTTTAAAACGGCTGGCTTCACATGTGGGAGCCCTGCTCGTCCCCAATATCGTTTCACACCATGCGCAAATTTGGATCGGAATCCCGCAAGCCAGGCAGCATATTCATTTGAAAGAGGTTCCTTTTTCGTTACAACGCAAGATCGCTCCTTATCTGGATCAGGAGGCGAACGGCTGGAGATCTGCCAATATCGGAGATTACACCCGTTATACCTTTGAGTGGGATCAAATGCTGCAATTAGGAGATGAAGTTGAACGCAATCACGAAACTTACGTCATCACCAAACGTGAGGGTCAATTGATTCGTGGCTTGATGACTTGGTCGTATGAATGCGCCCTGACTGGGGGCTTGAAGGTCCCCAAAATCTATAATCGAACAATCATTGGCGCGGCTATTGAAGGAAAAATACTGGAGGTCAGCCGGAATCAGGTTCGATTGCATTTGGATATGGACGATCAGCAGAATCCTAAGGATGCCCAGTGGTTTCCCTATTCTGCAGAAGGGAATCAGGTGTGGTATCTAATGCCGGAAAAGGGTGCGCAGGTGAAGCTGTATTTTCCAAGCGCTGACGAGGACGATGCGATGGTTATACAATCGGTCCGAACGAAACCATCTAGTGTTGCTGTCCCTTCATCTCACGCAGCTCAAGGTGCCGTGATCGAATCACCAGCAGAACGTCACCAGCGTAAAACAGCCGATCCTGGGGTCAAATCCTTTGCAAATCCCCAAGGAAAAGAAATTTCCTTAGGGAACTCCGAGCTGTCGATGAGTGCGCAGGAAGGATCGCTATACATCTCCATGAATACCCAGCACGGTGTTAGCCTGAACAGTACCCAACGTGTACAAATTCAAGCTGCAGGAAGTCTTAGTCTTTCGGCAGGTAGTATTCTGCTGCAAGGAACCAACGGCTTACATTTGAATACAACAACGGATACGCTTGATTTGGAGCAGGAAGTTAACAGCGTGAGTTCGGAAATCCAGCTTAAAGCTTCCCTCCATCAATATTACCCAGAACCGATCTTGTCTGACTTTGAGAAGCAAGTCGCTGAAAAGGGAATTCAGGGCGTAATGGGAGCACGCGCCAAGGAAAACGTAGGCGCCACCCTCAAGGGAGAATGGGATGCGGGTTTGGAGTTTGCAAAAGGCATGTGGAATTCGTTTGTCGACATAGCGGATCTTGTAACAGTTCCTCTTGCTTTTCGTTTTATCTTGCCAGAAGGAATCTTGAGACGTAATGAAACTTTCGAAGGTATTCAGCATGGCTTAGAACTGGGCGCTGAGAAAGGTATCAAGTATGTGGAAGTTGTTAAAAATTCGTCCAGTGTAGGACAGGGATTTAAAGACGTTGGGAAAGAAGTAAAAAAAGATGCTAACTTTATATGGGACGGCATCACAGAACCTTTCGTAAAAAAATTAGATAACTTCTTCCCCAACCCCTATACCGATACCAAACAGGAAAGTTATGATGCAGGATATGATAGTATAAAAGCCGCGGAACGTGCAGCAGACATTTATACAGTTCTTAAAGGCGGCGCAAAGTTATTTAAAAATCTTGGAAAGCTGGGTAAAGAAGAAGTCTCCTTATCTAAAGGGGCCAAGGAAACTGGAGAAAAGAATACTGGAAAAGGTGGCGCGCCGGGATTATTCGGAGATACAGCAAAAGCTGAATCTGCCCTTGCCAAGGCTGGAGATGGAAAATTCAAAACGAATGCCATTCGTTTCCCTAATAATTTTGAATCCTTAGGTAGTTACTTGCAAAGTGTAGCTAGAAAGATGAATATTCGTATTACTAAAAGGTCACCCATCTTTGCAACTGCTGGAGATCATTATCGGTTTCATGATTCTGGTCATGATATCCCACATTCTAAAGGTTCTGGTGCAAAAATTTCGCCTGAGAGACAAAAACAGATTGATGCGTTAGAATCAGGAGAGTACACGGGTAAGAGTACTAAAGGAACGGATGAAGGTGCTAGGTCTACAAACGTCTCTATAGAGAAAAAGAAATGGCTTGAAAGTCTACAAAACACAGAAAACTTCAAACAAGGGACCAAAGAAAATGGATTAAACCATATTTTTGATGGTGAAATACTCAAAAATGGAAATGCCAACGGTTTCCATTATGAAGGAATGCCGAATAGTAACGGTAAAATTGTAGGAAATATCGACCCACCTAATGAGTTTGGTGTGTATCAAGCAAATATTGAAATTAATGGGGTATTAAAGGGCCCTAAATCCACATTTTTTCCAAAGGAATGGACACCACAACAGGTGATAGATGTAGTAAATGAAGCTTTTAATAATAAAGAAATTATAAAGAACAATAAATATATAGGAAAAACAAGCACGGGAATGGAGATAGAGTTTATTTTAAGAAATGATAAGATAATTTCAGCTTATCCAGTATATTAA
- a CDS encoding SMI1/KNR4 family protein, with product MKIQNESIISPLPDRNLIMRVEENFEIKFPNDFINFISKNNGVIPITRFFEYKSNRYVVDRFLCLLDNPGEHDKGMYDIKVVFSQLDERILSDGDITGAELVPFAALFAGDFVCLDFSESKTDPVICIWYNEESDDYDPVTEKIADNVNSFLDMLEE from the coding sequence TTGAAAATACAGAATGAAAGTATAATTTCCCCTCTTCCAGATAGAAATTTAATTATGCGTGTGGAAGAGAATTTCGAAATTAAGTTTCCTAATGATTTTATAAATTTTATATCGAAAAACAATGGTGTTATTCCAATAACTAGATTCTTTGAATATAAATCTAATAGATATGTAGTTGATCGTTTTCTTTGTTTATTGGACAATCCCGGCGAGCATGACAAAGGGATGTATGACATCAAGGTTGTTTTCAGTCAGTTAGATGAAAGAATACTTTCTGATGGAGACATAACAGGTGCAGAATTAGTGCCATTTGCAGCCCTATTTGCAGGTGATTTCGTCTGTCTAGATTTTAGCGAAAGTAAAACCGACCCAGTAATTTGTATTTGGTACAATGAGGAGTCTGACGATTATGATCCAGTTACAGAAAAAATCGCTGATAATGTAAATAGTTTTCTTGATATGTTAGAAGAATAA
- a CDS encoding recombinase family protein, which yields MESDHEPIVSKELFEVVQKEKERRAKLKGS from the coding sequence ATTGAAAGCGACCATGAACCCATTGTATCCAAGGAACTGTTTGAAGTGGTGCAAAAGGAAAAGGAACGGAGGGCCAAGCTGAAAGGGAGTTGA
- a CDS encoding ankyrin repeat domain-containing protein: MDKVQSAKDIRGAIKSGQLDRLRDLLEKEPEMLTWMTPFGTWLHVAAAYGHLEIIKYLISAGIDTNAQGGTFSTNALERAATKGHLNIAEYLINQNVEIDTSEPDRNPLFAAIYGGHFEIVKLLVENNIDVSIKYSGYNMKDMDAYAFAIERGQTEIAEYLKQKMDGKR; the protein is encoded by the coding sequence TTGGATAAAGTTCAAAGTGCGAAAGACATTAGAGGTGCTATAAAAAGTGGCCAATTGGATAGGTTAAGAGATTTACTTGAGAAAGAACCAGAAATGTTGACATGGATGACACCCTTTGGTACATGGTTACATGTAGCAGCAGCTTATGGGCATCTAGAAATAATAAAATATCTTATTAGTGCAGGGATAGATACTAATGCGCAGGGTGGAACTTTTTCTACAAATGCTCTTGAAAGAGCAGCTACAAAAGGGCATTTAAATATTGCTGAATATCTCATTAACCAGAATGTCGAGATTGATACTAGTGAGCCAGATAGAAATCCTCTGTTCGCTGCAATATATGGTGGTCATTTTGAGATTGTCAAATTGTTAGTTGAGAATAATATAGATGTATCTATAAAATACTCTGGTTACAACATGAAAGATATGGATGCTTATGCATTTGCCATTGAAAGAGGACAAACAGAAATTGCTGAATATTTAAAGCAGAAGATGGATGGAAAAAGATAG
- a CDS encoding deaminase domain-containing protein, with amino-acid sequence MIPREGDTEYKIINDLANKLGPSNSNIKGKIKLFTENDTCISCNDIIYSFSKDYPEITVEIVHNNGLKILKK; translated from the coding sequence ATGATTCCAAGGGAGGGAGATACAGAATACAAAATTATAAATGATTTAGCTAATAAGCTTGGTCCATCTAATTCAAACATAAAAGGAAAGATTAAATTATTCACGGAAAATGATACGTGTATTAGTTGTAATGACATTATTTATAGTTTTTCAAAAGACTATCCTGAAATAACAGTAGAAATTGTTCATAATAACGGATTAAAAATACTAAAAAAATAA
- a CDS encoding Imm3 family immunity protein yields MTWIYQELIDSFIEECDEYKLQHQSPSEAISRAFDENYSESYSDDMKKAVLNVISAELKLKQPRIYKLAKENYIRDLKSIDFEKVKKHIQSGQLNEKEFEELYSRRNKVLVDLEKMPVDLCPKARWFYNEIIDKVNTYFVGAESVEDTIDHVMECFEREFRYKDCAKKNVYTTIVENLIRQSERVPEYIIDEIKFGYFDNSQFELTEEESQDLSKRITKVLEDLDIFHQ; encoded by the coding sequence ATGACTTGGATATATCAGGAGTTAATAGATTCATTCATTGAAGAGTGTGATGAATATAAATTACAGCATCAAAGCCCCAGTGAAGCGATTTCTCGGGCTTTTGATGAAAATTATAGTGAGAGTTATTCAGATGATATGAAAAAGGCAGTTTTAAATGTTATTTCAGCGGAATTAAAATTAAAACAACCACGAATATATAAGCTTGCTAAAGAAAATTACATCAGAGATCTTAAATCGATAGATTTTGAAAAAGTAAAGAAGCATATTCAAAGTGGGCAATTAAATGAAAAGGAATTTGAGGAACTGTACTCGCGAAGAAATAAAGTATTGGTTGACCTGGAGAAGATGCCCGTTGACCTTTGTCCAAAAGCCAGATGGTTTTATAATGAGATCATAGATAAAGTCAACACCTATTTTGTAGGGGCTGAAAGTGTTGAAGATACTATTGATCATGTGATGGAATGTTTTGAAAGAGAGTTTCGATACAAGGACTGTGCAAAAAAGAATGTTTATACTACAATTGTAGAGAACTTAATACGACAAAGTGAAAGAGTACCTGAATACATCATTGATGAGATTAAATTTGGATATTTTGATAATTCCCAATTTGAACTGACAGAGGAAGAGAGCCAAGATTTATCAAAGCGAATCACTAAGGTTCTTGAAGATCTTGATATTTTCCACCAGTGA
- a CDS encoding DUF4261 domain-containing protein, with the protein MSLPKIILGIPGYWETRDEFIEAMARKGNGFIYAGSHIGNLNKPKDFFDVEMSEYNPYVAEAFEVAGNGSFKREHIDQLNEHKSIVYLLGEGGSIEKVLDIMEVASAVLHAGGMAVNVESSGRASTKEEWLGLTSSRDIAQVFTAFIQMSREENTFYTTGMHSFGYPDVQTTSEDITGSEVSTLFRIFCLYNLVEAPKITNGETFSTDPSSPIYLLKHKECTMFEEEDPFYNPFGVWNLIRNHRPIN; encoded by the coding sequence ATGAGTTTACCAAAAATTATTTTAGGAATACCTGGTTATTGGGAAACAAGAGATGAATTTATAGAGGCAATGGCTCGAAAGGGAAACGGTTTTATATATGCAGGTAGCCATATCGGAAACCTTAATAAGCCAAAAGATTTCTTTGACGTAGAAATGAGTGAATATAATCCTTATGTTGCAGAAGCTTTCGAGGTAGCTGGAAATGGCTCATTTAAAAGGGAACACATTGATCAATTAAATGAACATAAAAGTATCGTCTATCTTTTGGGTGAGGGCGGTTCTATAGAAAAAGTTTTGGATATTATGGAGGTTGCTAGTGCTGTATTGCATGCAGGAGGAATGGCTGTAAATGTTGAATCTTCTGGAAGAGCAAGTACAAAAGAGGAATGGTTAGGACTAACAAGTAGTAGAGACATTGCTCAAGTTTTTACTGCGTTTATTCAAATGTCCCGCGAAGAAAACACATTTTACACTACTGGTATGCACAGCTTTGGTTATCCTGATGTACAAACAACTTCTGAAGACATAACTGGCTCGGAAGTGTCCACATTATTCAGGATATTTTGCTTATATAACCTTGTAGAAGCTCCAAAGATCACTAACGGAGAAACATTTAGTACAGATCCAAGCTCTCCAATCTATCTATTAAAGCATAAAGAATGTACAATGTTTGAGGAAGAAGATCCATTCTATAATCCATTCGGAGTATGGAATTTAATTCGAAATCACCGCCCTATCAATTAA